A window of the Cicer arietinum cultivar CDC Frontier isolate Library 1 chromosome 6, Cicar.CDCFrontier_v2.0, whole genome shotgun sequence genome harbors these coding sequences:
- the LOC101502044 gene encoding glycoprotein 3-alpha-L-fucosyltransferase A isoform X2 — protein sequence MGLVWNQRGSRTETTLQEGLPVSSGGGGGALPKKKWSNLMPLFVALVVIAEIAFLGRLDMAKNAAMVADLFYRSRVVVESDDLGIEMVGDDRNFEAETESCEAWLEREDAVTYSRDFVKEPVFVSGAEQEWKSCSVGCKFGFNGDKKPDAAFGVPHPVGTACVLRSMESGQYYAENNLAMARRRGYNIVMTTSLSSDVPVGYFSWAEYDIMAPVKPKTEKALAAAFISNCGARNFRLQALEALEKTNISIDSYGGCHRNRDGRVDKVEALKHYKFSLAFENSNEEDYVTEKFFQSLVAGTIPVVVGAPNIQDFSPSPGSILHIKELEDVESVAKTMRYLAENPEAYNQSLRWKFEGPSDSFKALVDMAAVHSSCRLCIHLATVSREKEEKSAGFKKRPCKCTQGSETVYHIYVRERGTFEMESIYLRSSNLTLEGFKSAVLMKFTSLNHVPVWKPERPKSLKGSNELKLYRIYPLGLTQRQALYTFSFNGDNDFRGHLESNPCAKFEVVFV from the exons ATGGGTCTCGTTTGGAATCAACGAGGCTCGAGAACAGAGACGACTCTTCAAGAAGGTTTACCAGTTTCATCaggaggtggtggtggtgcGCTTCCGAAGAAGAAATGGTCGAATTTAATGCCTTTATTTGTGGCTCTTGTAGTTATTGCGGAGATCGCGTTTTTGGGTAGGTTGGATATGGCAAAGAACGCAGCTATGGTGGCTGACTTGTTCTATCGGTCACGTGTGGTGGTTGAAAGTGATGATTTGGGGATAGAGATGGTGGGGGATGATCGGAATTTTGAGGCAGAAACAGAAAGTTGTGAGGCATGGTTGGAGAGGGAAGATGCTGTTACATATTCAAGGGACTTTGTTAAGGAACCTGTTTTTGTTTCTGGAGCTGAACAG GAGTGGAAGTCATGTTCAGTGGGATGTAAATTTGGGTTTAATGGGGACAAGAAGCCTGATGCTGCATTTGGCGTACCTCACCCAGTTGGAACAGCATGTGTTCTACGATCAATGGAATCCGGTCAGTACTATGCAGAGAACAATCTTGCCATGGCACGACG GAGGGGATATAACATTGTAATGACAACAAGTCTATCATCTGATGTTCCTGTTGGATATTTTTCATGGGCTGAGTATGACATCATGGCACCGGTAAAGCCAAAAACTGAAAAAGCTCTTGCAGCTGCTTTCATTTCCAACTGTGGTGCTCGAAATTTTCGTTTGCAAGCTCTTGAAGCCCTTGAGAAAACAAACATCTCAATTGACTCTTATGGTGGTTGTCATAGGAACCGAGATGGAAGAG TGGACAAAGTGGAAGCCCTGAAGCACTACAAATTTAGCTTAGCATTTGAAAATTCTAACGAGGAGGATTATGTAACTGAAAAATTCTTCCAATCCCTTGTTGCTG GAACTATCCCTGTGGTTGTTGGTGCTCCAAATATTCAAGATTTTTCTCCTTCTCCTGGTTCAATTTTACATATTAAAGAACTAGAAGATGTTGAGTCTGTTGCCAAGACCATGAGATACCTTGCAGAAAACCCTGAAGCATATAATCAATCATTGAG GTGGAAGTTTGAGGGCCCATCTGATTCTTTCAAGGCCCTTGTGGATATGGCAGCTGTACATTCATCTTGTCGCCTTTGCATTCACTTGGCCACTGTGAGTAGGGAGAAGGAAGAAAAGAGCGCAGGCTTCAAGAAACGCCCCTGCAAGTGCACTCAAGGGTCAGAAACTGTATATCATATCTATGTGAGAGAAAGGGGAACATTTGAGATGGAGTCCATTTACTTGAg ATCTAGTAATTTAACTCTGGAGGGATTCAAGTCTGCAGTTCTTATGAAGTTCACATCCCTGAATCATGTTCCTGTATGGAAGCCTGAGAGACCCAAAAGTCTAAAAGGCAGCAATGAATTGAAGCTTTATAGAATATACCCTCTCGGCTTGACACAAAGGCAAGCTCTTTATACCTTCAGCTTCAATGGGGATAATGATTTCAGGGGTCACTTGGAAAGCAATCCTTGTGCCAAGTTTGAAGTTGTTTTTGTGTAG
- the LOC101502044 gene encoding glycoprotein 3-alpha-L-fucosyltransferase A isoform X3: MIGILRQKQKVVRHGWRGKMLLHIQGTLLRNLFLFLELNRSGSHVQWDVNLGLMGTRSLMLHLAYLTQLEQHVFYDQWNPVSTMQRTILPWHDGGRGYNIVMTTSLSSDVPVGYFSWAEYDIMAPVKPKTEKALAAAFISNCGARNFRLQALEALEKTNISIDSYGGCHRNRDGRAVDKVEALKHYKFSLAFENSNEEDYVTEKFFQSLVAGTIPVVVGAPNIQDFSPSPGSILHIKELEDVESVAKTMRYLAENPEAYNQSLRWKFEGPSDSFKALVDMAAVHSSCRLCIHLATVSREKEEKSAGFKKRPCKCTQGSETVYHIYVRERGTFEMESIYLRSSNLTLEGFKSAVLMKFTSLNHVPVWKPERPKSLKGSNELKLYRIYPLGLTQRQALYTFSFNGDNDFRGHLESNPCAKFEVVFV; the protein is encoded by the exons ATGATCGGAATTTTGAGGCAGAAACAGAAAGTTGTGAGGCATGGTTGGAGAGGGAAGATGCTGTTACATATTCAAGGGACTTTGTTAAGGAACCTGTTTTTGTTTCTGGAGCTGAACAG GAGTGGAAGTCATGTTCAGTGGGATGTAAATTTGGGTTTAATGGGGACAAGAAGCCTGATGCTGCATTTGGCGTACCTCACCCAGTTGGAACAGCATGTGTTCTACGATCAATGGAATCCGGTCAGTACTATGCAGAGAACAATCTTGCCATGGCACGACGGTGG GAGGGGATATAACATTGTAATGACAACAAGTCTATCATCTGATGTTCCTGTTGGATATTTTTCATGGGCTGAGTATGACATCATGGCACCGGTAAAGCCAAAAACTGAAAAAGCTCTTGCAGCTGCTTTCATTTCCAACTGTGGTGCTCGAAATTTTCGTTTGCAAGCTCTTGAAGCCCTTGAGAAAACAAACATCTCAATTGACTCTTATGGTGGTTGTCATAGGAACCGAGATGGAAGAG caGTGGACAAAGTGGAAGCCCTGAAGCACTACAAATTTAGCTTAGCATTTGAAAATTCTAACGAGGAGGATTATGTAACTGAAAAATTCTTCCAATCCCTTGTTGCTG GAACTATCCCTGTGGTTGTTGGTGCTCCAAATATTCAAGATTTTTCTCCTTCTCCTGGTTCAATTTTACATATTAAAGAACTAGAAGATGTTGAGTCTGTTGCCAAGACCATGAGATACCTTGCAGAAAACCCTGAAGCATATAATCAATCATTGAG GTGGAAGTTTGAGGGCCCATCTGATTCTTTCAAGGCCCTTGTGGATATGGCAGCTGTACATTCATCTTGTCGCCTTTGCATTCACTTGGCCACTGTGAGTAGGGAGAAGGAAGAAAAGAGCGCAGGCTTCAAGAAACGCCCCTGCAAGTGCACTCAAGGGTCAGAAACTGTATATCATATCTATGTGAGAGAAAGGGGAACATTTGAGATGGAGTCCATTTACTTGAg ATCTAGTAATTTAACTCTGGAGGGATTCAAGTCTGCAGTTCTTATGAAGTTCACATCCCTGAATCATGTTCCTGTATGGAAGCCTGAGAGACCCAAAAGTCTAAAAGGCAGCAATGAATTGAAGCTTTATAGAATATACCCTCTCGGCTTGACACAAAGGCAAGCTCTTTATACCTTCAGCTTCAATGGGGATAATGATTTCAGGGGTCACTTGGAAAGCAATCCTTGTGCCAAGTTTGAAGTTGTTTTTGTGTAG
- the LOC101501715 gene encoding ferredoxin--nitrite reductase, chloroplastic, translated as MSSFSVRFLTPPSISRPKTWILSAATPSFAPSVSSQVDATRLEPRVEEKDGYWVLKEEYRGGINPQEKVKLQKEPMKLFMEGGIHDLANMSLEEIESSKLTKDDIDVRLKWLGLFHRRKHHYGRFMMRLKLPNGVSTSEQTRYLASVIRKYGKDGCADVTTRQNWQIRGVVLPDVPEILKGLAEVGLTSLQSGMDNVRNPVGNPLAGFDPDEIVDTRPYTNLLSQFITANSLGNPTITNLPRKWNVCVVGSHDLFEHPHINDLAYMPANKEGRFGFNLLVGGFFSPKRCAEAVPLDAWVSADDVIPLCKAVLETYRDLGTRGNRQKTRMMWLIDELGIEVFRSEVEKRMPEKKLSRASQEDLIQKKWERRDYLGVHPQKQEGLSYVGIHIPVGRIQADEMDELARLADEYGTGELRLTVEQNIIITNVENSKLNALLQEPLLKDKFSPSPSILMKTLVACTGNQFCGQAIIETKARALKVTEEVERQVAVFKPVRMHWTGCPNTCGQVQVADIGFMGCMTRDENGKITEGVDIFLGGRIGSDSHLAEVYKKGVPCKDLVPIVADILVKYFGAVQRNREEGDD; from the exons ATGTCTTCTTTCTCTGTTCGTTTCCTCACACCTCCATCTATCTCTCGTCCCAAAACATGGATATTATCAGCTGCAACTCCATCATTTGCTCCATCAGTTTCTTCACAAGTTGATGCAACAAGGTTGGAGCCTAGGGTTGAGGAAAAAGATGGTTACTGGGTTTTGAAGGAAGAGTACAGGGGAGGTATTAATCCTCAGGAAAAAGTTAAACTTCAGAAAGAACCCATGAAGCTTTTCATGGAAGGTGGGATTCATGATTTGGCTAATATGTCTCTTGAGGAAATTGAAAGCTCTAAGCTTACAAAAGATGATATTGATGTTAGACTCAAATGGCTTGGTCTTTTTCACAGGAGAAAACATCACT ATGGTAGATTTATGATGAGACTGAAACTTCCAAATGGGGTATCAACAAGTGAACAAACACGATACTTGGCGAGTGTCATAAGAAAGTATGGAAAAGATGGGTGTGCTGATGTTACAACAAGACAGAATTGGCAAATTAGAGGTGTAGTGTTACCTGATGTACCAGAAATTCTTAAGGGTCTTGCAGAGGTTGGGTTGACAAGTCTTCAGAGTGGCATGGACAATGTGAGAAACCCTGTTGGTAACCCTCTTGCTGGGTTTGATCCTGATGAGATTGTTGATACAAGACCTTACACCAACTTGTTGTCTCAATTCATCACTGCTAATTCACTTGGAAACCCAACCATTACAAACTT GCCAAGGAAGTGGAATGTATGTGTGGTGGGTTCTCATGATCTTTTTGAGCATCCACATATTAATGATCTTGCTTACATGCCTGCTAACAAGGAAGGTAGATTTGGATTCAACTTATTGGTGGGCGGTTTCTTTAGTCCCAAGAGATGTGCAGAAGCAGTTCCACTTGATGCATGGGTCTCTGCAGATGACGTTATCCCACTTTGTAAAGCTGTTCTTGAGACATATAGAGACCTTGGCACCAGAGGCAATAGACAGAAAACCAGAATGATGTGGTTGATTGATGAACTG GGAATAGAAGTATTCAGATCAGAGGTGGAAAAAAGAATGCCAGAGAAGAAGCTTTCAAGAGCATCCCAAGAAgatcttattcaaaaaaaatGGGAAAGAAGAGACTACTTAGGTGTTCATCCACAAAAACAAGAGGGTTTAAGCTATGTTGGTATTCACATTCCAGTTGGTAGAATCCAAGCAGATGAGATGGACGAGCTAGCTCGTTTGGCCGACGAATATGGCACAGGGGAACTCCGGCTAACCGTGGAACAAAACATAATAATCACAAATGTAGAAAACTCAAAACTTAATGCATTGCTTCAAGAGCCTCTCTTGAAAGACAAATTCTCACCTTCACCTTCCATACTAATGAAAACCCTTGTGGCATGCACTGGTAACCAATTTTGTGGACAAGCTATAATTGAGACAAAAGCAAGGGCTTTGAAAGTGACTGAAGAAGTTGAGAGACAAGTGGCAGTGTTTAAACCAGTTAGAATGCACTGGACTGGTTGTCCTAACACTTGTGGACAAGTGCAAGTTGCTGATATTGGTTTTATGGGCTGCATGACTAGGGATGAAAATGGTAAGATTACTGAAGGGGTAGATATTTTCCTTGGTGGAAGAATTGGAAGTGATTCTCATCTAGCTGAGGTTTATAAGAAGGGTGTTCCTTGTAAGGACTTGGTGCCAATTGTGGCAGATATATTGGTAAAATATTTTGGTGCTGTCCAAAGGAATAGAGAAGAAGGGGATGATTAA
- the LOC101503228 gene encoding uncharacterized protein isoform X1, translating into MEANLRIRRDLHSPPFPSGPESFPELTRSGSGSGPGPDSDSSATSVDNTSREAAPFPDQSRRWTDQLHSLYISSLEASFVNKLHHSIHLHGWSFHNNTDEAYKCRTLQNTPNMPSQSLALQDGCQKKTSLEKIAPMLESTADSHVLAGNYLGLAMVDKACNLREPSTYDHGLLCDEEIHASGSTAFANRSARSCFKKQCSFHAESGCSTTEVADQNFKDEVASSSSMPMAKRLKTASADGSSTHQVVPFGKFQTTDVSTNNNSTPENKGHELLSQLPVRFRVPKSDLPGFLRDR; encoded by the exons ATGGAAGCGAATCTCCGTATCCGCCGTGATCTCCACTCGCCGCCGTTCCCCTCCGGTCCAGAGTCATTTCCCGAGTTGACTCGCTCCGGCTCCGGTTCCGGCCCCGGCCCCGACTCCGATTCCTCCGCCACATCCGTTGACAATACTTCCAGAGAGGCCGCTCCGTTTCCG GACCAGTCTAGACGATGGACAGATCAGCTGCACAGTCTATATATTAGTTCTTTAGAGGCCTCATTTGTGAATAAGTTGCATCATTCTATACATTTACATGGTTGGAGCTTTCATAATAATACCGATGAAGCATATAAGTGTAGAACTCTGCAAAATACACCTAATATGCCTAGTCAG TCTCTGGCTCTACAAGATGGCTGCCAGAAGAAGACCAGCCTAGAAAAAATTGCTCCCATGTTAGAGAGCACAGCTGATTCTCATGTTCTTGCAGGAAATTATTTGGGACTTGCAATGGTAGATAAAGCTTGTAATTTGAGAGAGCCTAGTACCTATGATCATGGCTTACTCTGTGACGAGGAGATTCATGCCAGTGGAAGTACAGCATTTGCCAACAGGTCAGCAAGAAGTTGTTTTAAGAAGCAATGCTCATTCCATGCAGAATCGGGATGCAGTACAACAG AGGTCGCCGATCAAAACTTCAAGGACGAAGTAGCCAGTTCAAGCAGCATGCCGATGGCTAAAAGGTTGAAGACAGCTTCAGCTGATGGTTCAAGCACCCATCAA GTTGTCCCATTTGGAAAGTTTCAGACAACTGATGTTTCAACTAATAATAATTCAACACCAGAGAATAAAGGACATGAATTGCTATCTCAACTCCCAGTGAGATTCCGTGTCCCAAAGTCCGACCTGCCTGGCTTTCTCAGGGATAGGTAA
- the LOC101503228 gene encoding uncharacterized protein isoform X2 yields MEANLRIRRDLHSPPFPSGPESFPELTRSGSGSGPGPDSDSSATSVDNTSREAAPFPSRRWTDQLHSLYISSLEASFVNKLHHSIHLHGWSFHNNTDEAYKCRTLQNTPNMPSQSLALQDGCQKKTSLEKIAPMLESTADSHVLAGNYLGLAMVDKACNLREPSTYDHGLLCDEEIHASGSTAFANRSARSCFKKQCSFHAESGCSTTEVADQNFKDEVASSSSMPMAKRLKTASADGSSTHQVVPFGKFQTTDVSTNNNSTPENKGHELLSQLPVRFRVPKSDLPGFLRDR; encoded by the exons ATGGAAGCGAATCTCCGTATCCGCCGTGATCTCCACTCGCCGCCGTTCCCCTCCGGTCCAGAGTCATTTCCCGAGTTGACTCGCTCCGGCTCCGGTTCCGGCCCCGGCCCCGACTCCGATTCCTCCGCCACATCCGTTGACAATACTTCCAGAGAGGCCGCTCCGTTTCCG TCTAGACGATGGACAGATCAGCTGCACAGTCTATATATTAGTTCTTTAGAGGCCTCATTTGTGAATAAGTTGCATCATTCTATACATTTACATGGTTGGAGCTTTCATAATAATACCGATGAAGCATATAAGTGTAGAACTCTGCAAAATACACCTAATATGCCTAGTCAG TCTCTGGCTCTACAAGATGGCTGCCAGAAGAAGACCAGCCTAGAAAAAATTGCTCCCATGTTAGAGAGCACAGCTGATTCTCATGTTCTTGCAGGAAATTATTTGGGACTTGCAATGGTAGATAAAGCTTGTAATTTGAGAGAGCCTAGTACCTATGATCATGGCTTACTCTGTGACGAGGAGATTCATGCCAGTGGAAGTACAGCATTTGCCAACAGGTCAGCAAGAAGTTGTTTTAAGAAGCAATGCTCATTCCATGCAGAATCGGGATGCAGTACAACAG AGGTCGCCGATCAAAACTTCAAGGACGAAGTAGCCAGTTCAAGCAGCATGCCGATGGCTAAAAGGTTGAAGACAGCTTCAGCTGATGGTTCAAGCACCCATCAA GTTGTCCCATTTGGAAAGTTTCAGACAACTGATGTTTCAACTAATAATAATTCAACACCAGAGAATAAAGGACATGAATTGCTATCTCAACTCCCAGTGAGATTCCGTGTCCCAAAGTCCGACCTGCCTGGCTTTCTCAGGGATAGGTAA
- the LOC101503228 gene encoding uncharacterized protein isoform X3, whose translation MEANLRIRRDLHSPPFPSGPESFPELTRSGSGSGPGPDSDSSATSVDNTSREAAPFPSLALQDGCQKKTSLEKIAPMLESTADSHVLAGNYLGLAMVDKACNLREPSTYDHGLLCDEEIHASGSTAFANRSARSCFKKQCSFHAESGCSTTEVADQNFKDEVASSSSMPMAKRLKTASADGSSTHQVVPFGKFQTTDVSTNNNSTPENKGHELLSQLPVRFRVPKSDLPGFLRDR comes from the exons ATGGAAGCGAATCTCCGTATCCGCCGTGATCTCCACTCGCCGCCGTTCCCCTCCGGTCCAGAGTCATTTCCCGAGTTGACTCGCTCCGGCTCCGGTTCCGGCCCCGGCCCCGACTCCGATTCCTCCGCCACATCCGTTGACAATACTTCCAGAGAGGCCGCTCCGTTTCCG TCTCTGGCTCTACAAGATGGCTGCCAGAAGAAGACCAGCCTAGAAAAAATTGCTCCCATGTTAGAGAGCACAGCTGATTCTCATGTTCTTGCAGGAAATTATTTGGGACTTGCAATGGTAGATAAAGCTTGTAATTTGAGAGAGCCTAGTACCTATGATCATGGCTTACTCTGTGACGAGGAGATTCATGCCAGTGGAAGTACAGCATTTGCCAACAGGTCAGCAAGAAGTTGTTTTAAGAAGCAATGCTCATTCCATGCAGAATCGGGATGCAGTACAACAG AGGTCGCCGATCAAAACTTCAAGGACGAAGTAGCCAGTTCAAGCAGCATGCCGATGGCTAAAAGGTTGAAGACAGCTTCAGCTGATGGTTCAAGCACCCATCAA GTTGTCCCATTTGGAAAGTTTCAGACAACTGATGTTTCAACTAATAATAATTCAACACCAGAGAATAAAGGACATGAATTGCTATCTCAACTCCCAGTGAGATTCCGTGTCCCAAAGTCCGACCTGCCTGGCTTTCTCAGGGATAGGTAA
- the LOC105851113 gene encoding L10-interacting MYB domain-containing protein-like: MATNVDSLESKFWPDFVTKTFIDIMVDEVTKENMPNGVFHARTWNSMTIRLNSITNRSFKMDQLKAKMRRLRAMYRKFYSLLQNTGFGWNAKTNTVTANEEVWRNYLQVHEKTSQFQKKGCDHYKLLEILFNKNNATGVLHHSSTQDPPNTDEENELDNQYLNIGSASHVRVDEDDSDDDIQAMERVSRSGKQKVQVISKKESTSQQMGHALVAWAQASLARAEKYSRDKSKDKSRDMSVEATSRVTFDCSITKCVAALEEIEDIPDDIYRRTLEKFKDSDWKEMFMAMSKERKRGWVLRL; encoded by the exons ATGGCAACTAATGTTGACAGTCTTGAATCAAAGTTTTGGCCTGACTTTGTAACTAAAACTTTTATTGATATTATGGTTGACGAagttacaaaagaaaatatgcCAAATGGTGTATTTCATGCTAGAACATGGAACTCAATGACTATTAGGCTGAATTCTATAACTAATCGTTCCTTTAAAATGGATCAACTAAAGGCAAAAATGCGCCGGCTACGAGCCATGTATCGCAAGTTCTATTCACTTTTGCAGAACACTGGATTTGGGTGGAACGCAAAAACCAACACTGTTACTGCAAATGAAGAGGTCTGGCGAAATTATCTTCAG GTACATGAGAAAACTTCTCAATTTCAAAAGAAAGGATGTGACCATTATAAGTTATTGGAAATCctattcaacaaaaataatgcTACTGGAGTACTTCACCATTCATCTACACAAGACCCACCAAATACTGATGAAGAAAATGAGCTTGATAATCAATACCTTAACATTGGAAGTGCAAGTCATGTACGTGTTGATGAAGATGATTCAGACGATGATATACAAGCAATGGAACGCGTCTCACGAAGTGGAAAACAAAAAGTACAAGTAATATCCAAAAAAGAGTCAACATCACAACAAATGGGACATGCGCTTGTAGCATGGGCTCAAGCATCTTTAGCGAGAGCAGAGAAGTATAGCAGGGATAAGAGTAAGGATAAGAGTAGGGATATGAGTGTGGAGGCTACCTCGCGTGTAACATTTGATTGTTCTATAACTAAGTGTGTGGCTGCTCTTGAAGAGATAGAAGACATTCCAGATGACATCTATAGAAGAACCCTAGAAAAGTTTAAGGATTCTGATTGGAAGGAAATGTTTATGGCAATGTCTAAAGAGAGGAAACGTGGATGGGTACTTAGACTCTAA
- the LOC101502044 gene encoding glycoprotein 3-alpha-L-fucosyltransferase A isoform X1 produces MGLVWNQRGSRTETTLQEGLPVSSGGGGGALPKKKWSNLMPLFVALVVIAEIAFLGRLDMAKNAAMVADLFYRSRVVVESDDLGIEMVGDDRNFEAETESCEAWLEREDAVTYSRDFVKEPVFVSGAEQEWKSCSVGCKFGFNGDKKPDAAFGVPHPVGTACVLRSMESGQYYAENNLAMARRRGYNIVMTTSLSSDVPVGYFSWAEYDIMAPVKPKTEKALAAAFISNCGARNFRLQALEALEKTNISIDSYGGCHRNRDGRAVDKVEALKHYKFSLAFENSNEEDYVTEKFFQSLVAGTIPVVVGAPNIQDFSPSPGSILHIKELEDVESVAKTMRYLAENPEAYNQSLRWKFEGPSDSFKALVDMAAVHSSCRLCIHLATVSREKEEKSAGFKKRPCKCTQGSETVYHIYVRERGTFEMESIYLRSSNLTLEGFKSAVLMKFTSLNHVPVWKPERPKSLKGSNELKLYRIYPLGLTQRQALYTFSFNGDNDFRGHLESNPCAKFEVVFV; encoded by the exons ATGGGTCTCGTTTGGAATCAACGAGGCTCGAGAACAGAGACGACTCTTCAAGAAGGTTTACCAGTTTCATCaggaggtggtggtggtgcGCTTCCGAAGAAGAAATGGTCGAATTTAATGCCTTTATTTGTGGCTCTTGTAGTTATTGCGGAGATCGCGTTTTTGGGTAGGTTGGATATGGCAAAGAACGCAGCTATGGTGGCTGACTTGTTCTATCGGTCACGTGTGGTGGTTGAAAGTGATGATTTGGGGATAGAGATGGTGGGGGATGATCGGAATTTTGAGGCAGAAACAGAAAGTTGTGAGGCATGGTTGGAGAGGGAAGATGCTGTTACATATTCAAGGGACTTTGTTAAGGAACCTGTTTTTGTTTCTGGAGCTGAACAG GAGTGGAAGTCATGTTCAGTGGGATGTAAATTTGGGTTTAATGGGGACAAGAAGCCTGATGCTGCATTTGGCGTACCTCACCCAGTTGGAACAGCATGTGTTCTACGATCAATGGAATCCGGTCAGTACTATGCAGAGAACAATCTTGCCATGGCACGACG GAGGGGATATAACATTGTAATGACAACAAGTCTATCATCTGATGTTCCTGTTGGATATTTTTCATGGGCTGAGTATGACATCATGGCACCGGTAAAGCCAAAAACTGAAAAAGCTCTTGCAGCTGCTTTCATTTCCAACTGTGGTGCTCGAAATTTTCGTTTGCAAGCTCTTGAAGCCCTTGAGAAAACAAACATCTCAATTGACTCTTATGGTGGTTGTCATAGGAACCGAGATGGAAGAG caGTGGACAAAGTGGAAGCCCTGAAGCACTACAAATTTAGCTTAGCATTTGAAAATTCTAACGAGGAGGATTATGTAACTGAAAAATTCTTCCAATCCCTTGTTGCTG GAACTATCCCTGTGGTTGTTGGTGCTCCAAATATTCAAGATTTTTCTCCTTCTCCTGGTTCAATTTTACATATTAAAGAACTAGAAGATGTTGAGTCTGTTGCCAAGACCATGAGATACCTTGCAGAAAACCCTGAAGCATATAATCAATCATTGAG GTGGAAGTTTGAGGGCCCATCTGATTCTTTCAAGGCCCTTGTGGATATGGCAGCTGTACATTCATCTTGTCGCCTTTGCATTCACTTGGCCACTGTGAGTAGGGAGAAGGAAGAAAAGAGCGCAGGCTTCAAGAAACGCCCCTGCAAGTGCACTCAAGGGTCAGAAACTGTATATCATATCTATGTGAGAGAAAGGGGAACATTTGAGATGGAGTCCATTTACTTGAg ATCTAGTAATTTAACTCTGGAGGGATTCAAGTCTGCAGTTCTTATGAAGTTCACATCCCTGAATCATGTTCCTGTATGGAAGCCTGAGAGACCCAAAAGTCTAAAAGGCAGCAATGAATTGAAGCTTTATAGAATATACCCTCTCGGCTTGACACAAAGGCAAGCTCTTTATACCTTCAGCTTCAATGGGGATAATGATTTCAGGGGTCACTTGGAAAGCAATCCTTGTGCCAAGTTTGAAGTTGTTTTTGTGTAG
- the LOC140920645 gene encoding uncharacterized protein, whose product MFLLVVTRFDVDTSDDSTSDESDDDFVEFLISNVIYDYHHKFFNKGKVLTSSLSGREFVAEREDLSDSRDVLVEEKVATFLFIIEHNVRHRVASNRFQHSTETISCNFKEVLRAVCRLGKELIKQESIELPERIKNNSKYYPWFKNCIGAIDDTHISAWVPAEKQISCRGRKTTITQNVMCACDFNMMFTYVYFEWEGSAHDSKVFLDAISNPNAGFPWPPRGSFYLVDSGYPCTRGLLPPYRGEIYHAQESRGQGRQPRSPEELFNYRRSSLRMTIERCFGGVEK is encoded by the exons ATGTTTCTCTTA GTTGTAACCAGATTTGATGTTGATACAAGTGATGATTCTACTTCTGATGAAAGCGATGATGATTTTGTAGAATTTCTTATTAGTAATGTGATCTATGACTATCATCATAAATTCTTTAATAAAGGAAAGGTTCTAACATCATCATTATCTGGTCGTGAATTTGTTGCTGAA AGGGAAGATCTAAGTGACTCAAGAGATGTACTTGTCGAAGAGAAGGTTGCCacttttttattcataattgaGCATAATGTTCGTCATAGAGTCGCTTCAAACCGCTTTCAACATTCCACAGAAACAATCTCATGCAATTTCAAGGAAGTATTAAGGGCAGTGTGTCGATTGGGAAAAGAACTCATAAAACAAGAGTCCATAGAGTTGCCTGAAAGAATTAAGaataattcaaaatactatCCTTGGTTCAAG AATTGCATAGGTGCAATAGATGATACACATATAAGTGCATGGGTTCCTGCAGAGAAACAAATTTCATGTAGAGGTAGAAAGACAACAATCACGCAAAATGTCATGTGTGCTTGTGATTTCAACATGATGTTTACATATGTATATTTTGAGTGGGAAGGAAGTGCACATGATTCAAAAGTTTTTTTGGATGCAATTTCAAATCCAAATGCAGGATTTCCTTGGCCACCTAGAG gtTCATTTTATCTCGTTGATTCTGGTTATCCATGTACTAGAGGTTTGCTTCCTCCTTATAGGGGTGAAATATATCATGCCCAAGAATCTAGAGGCCAAGGTAGACAACCTAGGAGTCCCGAAGAGTTATTTAACTACAGACGCTCATCTCTACGGATGACAATTGAACGTTGTTTTGGGGGTGTTGAAAAATAG